AAACTACTATTTGAACTGCCCCTGTTGTTGAGAGTTCTCCAAAAAGAactcaaaaaaggaaaaatgagaCTGTTCGACCACCATAGAAGAACTCCCACCAAAACTTCCCAAAAGGTAACTAACCTTTTTAAGCTTTTTCTTCTAACTTAGAAGGCactacaaattatatattttatactcaACTCCGAATCTCTTATCAATTAGTGCTGCTGTCATCAAGTGAGAGTGCTAACAACAGTGAACCAACCAATAAGGAAACTATTTCTGTCTCCTCTCCATCGGAAGACGCAGCCGATTCTGATCCTAATTCTCAACTAGTACCAAGATCCAGACTTCCTCAGGTAACGCAATTATCATTACACATACCTTActtaatttaagataaattttaaactcATAACTGTGTACCTTTTAGCCTGTCAATATTGCCCACTCGACTTCAGCTGCTGGGGCTCTTAACCAACAAATTCTGCCACAACAACATGGTCGAGAACAATCCACATCACATTACTCAATTCAATTCACAGGACCCATTCAACCAATTCCAGCCATTTTTCCACATGTTCTTCATACAACACAGGTGATTGATTCAACAACAAATCCCTTGCAACACTCTCTAGAAAAAACCCATAGACTTGAATCATCTTCACCAAACAATCAAGCTGCCTTTACTGAAGAGAATCAAGTGGTCCCAGACTCTGATTCTGCTTCTAAAGCTGCTGACACCACCAATTCAGATTTTTCTCGATCCAAGGTTTTAGAAACCCCTCCAGAGTTGCAACCTGATCATTCACTCTAGACCCCTACTGGACCAAGACCAAGGACATCGAATGTTCCTACCACTCCAACTAGTGCTACCTTGGATGACTTgatttatgttttaaataaaattatccaaGAAAGCAAAGTGCCAATGCCTGTACTAGCAATCTCAAGACCTGCTACATCAAGGCCTCCAATTGAATTAGATCCTGACACTCGGAAACAACTTCGATCACTTATCAAACTCTTGGATCATTCACCTACCACATGGGTTAATGACCTAATTCTCAACAAACTCTTAGAAGATTGTCTGAATTCCTTTTTTGAATTCCCAACTGTCATACCATATTCTGCCTCAATCCAAAAATTTAAACAACTTCTCAATGAGAGCGTTGCATCTCAATTTCaactccaagaaactaaaaatgaaGAAGTTACAGCCAAATCTAAAATAGAAAATTGTCTTGCAATTGCTCAACCAATCCAAGTTTCTCATGAGGAGTTTGATCTGAAGATTTCCCATGCTATTTTTGTTCAAGCTTTTCATGATCAAGAAGAAGCAAGACTCGAGGCAGAGTTAGCTCAGATTCAGGAACAACTTACCACCATACGCCAAAATCGAGCCACCCTAGCCAAACCTCTGGCTGCAGCCCAACAAGAGCAACGTCTTCTTATTCAGAAACTTGTCTCAATTGACACCGAACGAGGAGAATATGAAAAGCAACTTGAGAAAATCCAAGCTGACAAGTTCAAGCAGATTGAAATGCTTACAATTCTGGAaaacaaaaggacaaagctgcGCTCCGATTTGGCAAAACTATTGGCATCTTGAactccttttttatttctatttttatttttgtagtaACTTCCATATTTTCTGAACTTTAATATATGTTGAACTTCTAAGTTTGCCAACAATAGAAAAGTTTCAAGTATTTCCCATTAATCGAATTAATCACTTTTCCTGACTCGATATATTTAATCTGATAGGCAtttccaaaatttgttcttgtTATTTGAAAAGGACCTTCCCAACTATGGGACCACTTACCCAGAAATCTCAATTTCTTTTCCATCGATAAAATGACTTTTAAAACTAACTTGCCTATCTTGAAAGACTTTTCCTTAATTCGACGATTGTAACTTCGAGCAACACTTTCTTTTTATCGAATCACATTATCGAGTGCTAGGATTTGTTCCAAATCTAATTCATTTAACTCATCGAACATTGCATTCCAATAATCATCAACTGGAAAATCATTCTGTTTTGATACCCTTAaagtattcaaattaatttcaaatgGTAATACTGCATCATGACCATACACCAATTTATAAGGTGAAGTTCCTGTTAACCCTCTTGGCGAATTTTGATAAGCCAATAAAACTTGGCTTAAAGTTTCACGCCATATTCGAGACTTATTTCCAATGTGCTTTTTAATCAGACTTATCAGAATTTTATTTGCTGCCTCTACTTGCCCATTAGCCTGTGCATAATAAGGAGTCAAAGTAACCATATTAATACTCCTCGAGGCTGCAAAATTCTTAACTCTCTGACCAGTAAACATGGTCCCTTGGTCAGTACTTAATGTCTGAGGGATACCAAATCGATGGATAATATATTCCTCGACAAAGTCTATTATTTCACTTTGGC
The Arachis duranensis cultivar V14167 chromosome 5, aradu.V14167.gnm2.J7QH, whole genome shotgun sequence genome window above contains:
- the LOC107489524 gene encoding uncharacterized protein LOC107489524, translating into MWCSSGRKENEMGVITQSCILAIYDKRLYRLYKGMSIMSETWLVTADSSVFLIEVGQSEIIDFVEEYIIHRFGIPQTLSTDQGTMFTGQRVKNFAASRSINMVTLTPYYAQANGQVEAANKILISLIKKHIGNKSRIWRETLSQVLLAYQNSPRGLTGTSPYKLVYGHDAVLPFEINLNTLRVSKQNDFPVDDYWNAMFDELNELDLEQILALDNVIR